One genomic region from Prunus persica cultivar Lovell chromosome G3, Prunus_persica_NCBIv2, whole genome shotgun sequence encodes:
- the LOC18765989 gene encoding zinc finger BED domain-containing protein RICESLEEPER 2, with product MVVIAHFMDSEWNLHKRIINFTKITSHKGIDIGKTLCACLNAWGIEKLFTITVDNASANDGPVVYVRNRMKDFNNLLLDGKYLHLRCACHILNLIVKDGLKELLSSIEGIRNCVKYIHSSPSRLDSFRDHSLEMRIDGMANVPMDVATRWNSTYKMLDCAFKYKIVFNRMAAENVAFQAYFEEIDKDGMKRVGPPSNEDWEKSISFVHFLKKFYDTTLKLSATKTVTSNIIFHELVSLQVEIELKMSDSRDAILQRVASSMKKKFDKY from the coding sequence ATGGTAGTCATAGCCCATTTCATGGACAGTGAGTGGAATTTGCATAAAAGAATTATCAATTTCACAAAGATCACCAGTCACAAGGGTATTGACATAGGCAAGACTTTATGTGCATGCTTGAATGCTTGGGGGATTGAAAAATTGTTTACCATTACGGTTGACAATGCTTCGGCAAATGATGGGCCGGTTGTGTATGTGAGAAATAGGATGAAGGATTTCAATAACCTTTTGCTTGATGGGAAGTATTTGCACTTGAGGTGTGCATGTCATATCCTTAACTTGATTGTTAAGGATGGGTTGAAGGAGCTTCTTAGCTCAATCGAGGGGATAAGGAATTGTGTAAAATATATTCACTCATCCCCATCAAGGTTAGATTCTTTTAGGGACCATTCCTTGGAGATGAGAATAGATGGGATGGCAAATGTGCCAATGGATGTGGCGACAAGGTGGAATTCAACCTATAAAATGCTTGATTGTGCTTTCAAGTACAAGATCGTGTTCAATAGGATGGCGGCGGAAAATGTAGCTTTTCAAGCTTACTTTGAGGAGATAGATAAGGATGGGATGAAGAGAGTGGGTCCTCCGAGTAATGAAGATTGGGAGAAGTCAATCTCATTTGTTCACTTTCTTAAGAAATTCTATGACACAACCTTGAAACTAAGTGCAACCAAAACGGTTACATCCAATATAATTTTCCATGAATTGGTTAGTTTACAAGTTGAGATTGAACTCAAAATGAGTGATTCTAGAGATGCGATCTTGCAAAGGGTGGCTTCatcaatgaagaagaagtttGACAAGTATTGA